TTGAAGGGTTTGATGGGTTAGCAGCTAGAATGGAAGCTTTGGCAGTATTGACGGAGGAAAGTTCTGCGATGGCGATGGCTAATATTTTTATTATGCTCTTGTTTATCGCCATTGAGACATCTCCAATCTTTGTGAAATTGATTTCTCCAAGAGGGCCTTATGATGAATACCTAGAATTGCATGAAGATAAAGTGAAGCTTTTCAAAGGAGAAAAATGGACCTTTGCAAAAGGTGAGTCTGAGTCTAGGGTTGATTATTTTCAAGAAACACATTTCTATGCTACTGATTTGAATAAAGTAAAAACTAACAGGAAAAATAAAGTAAAGACTGAATACGAAATTGAGGAGATAGAATCCAAGTTTGGAAAGAAAGTATAGTCAAAATGAAGAGGTGTTTTCTAAAATTGGAAACACCTTTTTTGTCTTTTAGGTCAAAATTAGGAAGTCGTTAAATCACTTTTTGGGCGACTGAGTCCAATTGATCCATGGTTTTGCTGACTGATTTCCATTCTGCGAATCCAATGATTTTGATAAGAAAGCTTAAGAATTTACCTGGGTTGATCAGCTTTCTAGCAAGATTAGAAATGTTATTGTCTCTGTCCTGAATTTGGAAGTTTTTATCAGTTGCTGCGTGGTATTCACCAGCATATTTCCAAGCTCCGTCTCTTGCCAATTGAATTGAAAAATTCAGCAGCATTTCATCTCTTCCCTTAGCAAGTGGAATCAAAAGGCCAAAAACAGGAGATACAGTACTGATATTAGCTTTTACTCCATCTACTAGTTCAGCAAGGATCGAATTAATTTTGTTGAAGTCATTTTGAATCCCCAGCAAAGGTTCATCTCCTACAGTATCAGCGGCCGAAATACCTAAGTCCAGATTAATGTGAGCATTGATCCCTAGAAATAGGTGTTGCAAAACAAGGTGTTTGCTTGATTGGCTCGCTTCAAATGCTTCTAGCCAACTTCTCGTTAGGGTTTGATTATTTTTCCATTGATTGTATGCATCGATAAACCTACCTGCAAATAGTACATCTAGTTTTTCCATTCTAGGATTATCTTCGAATTCCTCTGCAAGAATTCCCTGTTTTATCCTGCGAGTCACTTGTCTATAGAGAATGGCGAAATACCCAACTCTAGAATTTTGAGACTTGCACTCGGCTACAATCTCATCCATTCTGATTAAAACTTCATCAATGTTTTTCATAGGTTAATTGATAAAAAAGCGTTCTAAAAGATCCCCAACATAAAAGGCAACAACAGCTGCCAAAAGGCCTAGAGCTACCGTTTCTGCAATACTTCTAAATGCTGAGGTTTGATTTACAATGGACTTTAACCACCCGACGACCATAAAAGCCGCTCCGGTGAGGATACTCGTCCAAATAAAAATATTAATGGAAATGGGGTTAAAGAAGTCCCATAAATATACCGTTAGGGGTATAAAGCCAACAATAATAAATGAGATGAAAGTTGCGAGACCAATTTTAAAAGGACTCTTGGTTTCTTCCATCATATTCAGTTCATCTTTCATCATCTCTGCCACCCATAGGTCTTTATTGGAGGTGATTTGATCCACTACCTGCTCCAATAATTCTCCTTTAAAACCTTTTGCTTCATAGATTTCACTGATTTCTTCTCTTTCTTTTTCGGGTAAGTTATCTACTTCCCAGTACTCGATAGCTTCGTGCTTTTTGAAGTTTTCCTTTTCGCTTTTTGCTGAAAGATAAGCTCCTACTGACATAGAGAACCCATCTGCCAATAAATTTGCAAAGCCTAAAATAATGATGATTCCAGGGTCTAAATCTGCTCCAAAGCCTCCAGCAACGACAGCAAATGTGGTCACCGCCCCATCTATTCCACCATATACAAATTCGCTCAGATATTCCTGTAGCTTCTTGAAATAAGTGCTTTGCTGGTGTATATGATCTTCATTCATTGGTCTAGATTTTTTAGAAAAAAGCGTTTCACATTTTCGCCCATTATTGCTTTGATATCTGCTTCAGAAAATCCTGCATTCATTAGTCCTTCTACTATGAGTGGCAAGCCTGTGATATCAAATGGAACTTCTACGGCTCCGTCATAATCAGAACCTAGGGCGATGTATTCAATTCCTACTAGGTCGCGCACATGTTTCATGCTTTCGATAATTCCTTCAAGCTCCGGTTCGCCTACTGCCATGTCAAAAAATGCGATTCCAATTATTCCCCCGTTGGCTGCAATTCTTTTGATCTGCTCGTCAGTTAGGTTTCTTTGAGAATCTAAAACAGCCCTTACACCTATATGTGAGACCATAACGGGTTTAGTAGTCATCTTCAATACATCGTCTACTATTGCAGGTGAGCAATGAGCCAAATCAATGAAAATATTGAGCTCATTCATTCTTTGAATCACCTCTTTACCAAAGGCTGTAAGTCCTGCTCCGTTTTCACCATGTGCAGACCCTCCTAGTTTGTTGTCAAAAAAGTGAGTTGGGCCAATCATCCGGATTCCAGCTTCATAGACTTTATCCAGATTATCTAATTCTCCTTCCAAAGCATGAGCTCCTTCAATCCCAAGCATTGCTCCTACTACCGATGGATCTTTTTTCCTTGCGCTGATGAGTTGCTCTAGATCAGTTCGGTCTTTTACAAAAATCACCTGCCCCTCTTCTTTCTCAATAAACTTGTGAAGGTTTTCGGCTTGAGCAAGAGTGCGATTGATAAGGCTGAACCAGTTGCTTGGAGGATCCCCTTTTGCGATAGTTAGCGGCGTAATATTGTCAAAAGCATCCGCACTATTGCTTTTCATATTTTGACCTGCTGGTGATTTCGAAACAATTGTAAACATTTCTAAACCGACATTCGCTTCCCTCATTCTAGGGAAGTCAACATGGCCTCTATCACCACGTTTTCTCAAATTTCTTCCCCATAATAAAGCATCGCAATGCAGGTCTGAAATAAAATCCAACCGGTCATATAGGGCTTGGGCTTCTGGAGAAACAGAGTAAGGTGGGGCTGATTTGACTGGGTTTCTTTGCTCCTCAATATAGGGTGGGACAAAAACTGTGACTGCAAAAAGCAGGAGTATAATTACTCCTATAGCAAATATTAATTTCTTCATAGCATAAGGTTGGGCTATTGAAGATAATGAAAATTGGAAAGTAAATGGGTAGAGACTTAGTTTTCAGCTAAAATCTCTTCTCCAGTCTTCACGGGTGTCAAATTTCCTAGCTCTTCCATTGTGAATAATTTGGACCGAATCAAAAACCGAATACCCATTGGGATTTCAAGAGAAAAGCTACTACCTCTTCCGGGTGTTATATCTAGAGTCAATTGGGTGTGTTTCCAATATTCAAATTGGTCTGCACTCATAAAAAAATCACAGTTATAGACTTCTCCAAGCCAAATATCTTGGCTTCCAACCTTGAAATCTCCCTTTTCAAAACACATAGGTGAGGAGCCATCGCAGCAACCGCCGCTTTGGTGAAACATTAGCTCAGAGCCAAATCTTTTTCTCAAGGTGTCAATTACTTCTTTGGCTTGATCCGTGATCAATACTCTTTTAACAGTTTGCATAACTTTGGGTTTATGTATTGAATTTAATGAAAGAAAGGCAGGAGATAGTTCCCCTGCCTTTTCTGGAATTAGAGATTGACAATATTAAAAGAAGCCTAGTTTATCCTTGGAATAGGAAATTAGCATGTTTTTAGTTTGACGATAATGGTCTAACATCATCAGGTGATTTTCCCTGCCAAATCCAGATTTTTTGTATCCTCCAAATGGGGCGTGAGCTGGGTAGGCATGGTAGCAATTCACCCACACTCTTCCTGCTTGAATGGCTCGTGGAACTTGATAAAGTTCATGTGCATCTCTAGACCATAAACCTGCTCCCAATCCATACATAGTGTCATTTGCAATTGCAATTGCTTCCTCGGTAGTTTTGAAGGTGGTGACACAGGTTACCGGACCGAAGATTTCCTCTTGAAAGACACGCATTTTATTGTTGCCTTTGAAGATGGTAGGCTTGACATAATAACCGGTTTCTAAACCAGAATTGAGTCCAGCTGATTCACCTCCGCAAAGGGCGATTGCTCCTTCTTGTTTTCCAATGTCCAGATAGGATAGGATTTTTTCGTATTGGTCGTTGGAGGCTTGAGCACCCATCATCGTGTCCTCAGCCAGTGGGTGTCCCATTTTAATGGCTTTGGTTCGCTCTACTACTTTCTCCATGAATTTATCATAGATGTCTTCATGGACTAAGATTCTTGAAGGACAGGTACAAACCTCACCTTGATTTAAGGCAAACATTACAGCACCTTCCACTGCTTTATCAAAAAACTCATCATCTTCATCCGCTACAGACTTCATGAATATGTTAGGGGATTTTCCTCCCAGTTCCATGGTGACAGGAATCAGGTTTTCAGATGCATACTGCATGATTAGACGTCCGGTGGTGGTTTCACCCGTAAAGGCTACTTTTGCTACTCGCTTGGACGTTGCGAGTGGTTTTCCAGCTTCTACTCCAAAGCCAGAAACTACGTTTAATACACCTGGAGGCAAAACATCTCCAATTAATTCCATAAGAACCATAATACTTGTGGGAGTTTGTTCTGCTGGTTTTACCACTGTACAACATCCCGCTGCTAAAGCAGGTGCGATTTTCCAGGTGGCCATTAAAAGTGGGAAGTTCCAAGGGATGATTTGAGCTACTACTCCTAATGGTTCATGAAGCGCGATACTTACCGTGTTTTCATCATGTTCAGAAATGCTACTTTCATCAGCTCGGATAACTCCTGCAAAATATCGAAAATGGTCAATACAAAGTGGTAAATCAGCAGCTCGTGTTTCTCTTAAGGCTTTTCCATTGTCTACTGTTTCTAACCGAGCGAGCATTTCCAGGTTTTCCTCAATGATATCAGCAATTTTATTGAGAACTCTACTTCGTTCGGCAGCCGGGGTTTTTGACCAGGAAGGAAATGCCTCATGCGCTGCATCAATGGCTTTCTCAACATCCTCCTTATTTCCTCGGGCAGCTTTTGTAAATGGCTTGCCATCGATCGGAGAGATGTTGTCGAAATATTCTCCTGAGCTGGGAGCTACCCATTTGCCTCCAATAAAATGATCGTATTTTTCCTTGACCGCTGGGCGGTCCACAGGCTTAGACTGTGATAATGTTAGTGTTGTCATGATAGACGGTTATTTTGGTTTTAATCAAATTTCCTATTTACCTCTTCTAAAAAATTACACTGAAACATCATCCTATCAACCTGTATTGATATTTATCCGTTTGGAAATATAGAAGGAATTAATGGCTGAAAAAAAGGAGCTATTTTTTTGAGTGATTTATTTATTCGTAAATTATTGACATGACCCAAAATAACTTTATTGCAGGAGTGCCTTGGAGAAATACCCGGGACTTAAAAACTCTTGTAGAAAACCGCACGACCTATACCCTCGAAAATTGCGAGTTGAATATTTTTGAGACTCATCAGCAGGCTGATGATGTGAATTTGGTTTTTGGAGATTTGGTGTTGACGACTATGCTGAAAGGGAAAAAAGTCATGCATCTATTTGATAAACCAGGATTTGAATATTTACCTGGTGAATCTGTTATCGTGCCGCCGAATGAGGTGATGAAAATTGACTTTCCTGAAGCTCAATGGGATAATCCCACCCAATGCATCGCTCTGTCTATTTCAAAGGAAATGATAGAGGCAACTTTTAACCTGCTTAATGAGAAATTTCCAGATAAAGTAAT
Above is a window of Algoriphagus machipongonensis DNA encoding:
- a CDS encoding DUF5995 family protein; translated protein: MKNIDEVLIRMDEIVAECKSQNSRVGYFAILYRQVTRRIKQGILAEEFEDNPRMEKLDVLFAGRFIDAYNQWKNNQTLTRSWLEAFEASQSSKHLVLQHLFLGINAHINLDLGISAADTVGDEPLLGIQNDFNKINSILAELVDGVKANISTVSPVFGLLIPLAKGRDEMLLNFSIQLARDGAWKYAGEYHAATDKNFQIQDRDNNISNLARKLINPGKFLSFLIKIIGFAEWKSVSKTMDQLDSVAQKVI
- a CDS encoding VIT1/CCC1 transporter family protein; the protein is MNEDHIHQQSTYFKKLQEYLSEFVYGGIDGAVTTFAVVAGGFGADLDPGIIIILGFANLLADGFSMSVGAYLSAKSEKENFKKHEAIEYWEVDNLPEKEREEISEIYEAKGFKGELLEQVVDQITSNKDLWVAEMMKDELNMMEETKSPFKIGLATFISFIIVGFIPLTVYLWDFFNPISINIFIWTSILTGAAFMVVGWLKSIVNQTSAFRSIAETVALGLLAAVVAFYVGDLLERFFIN
- a CDS encoding dipeptidase; protein product: MKKLIFAIGVIILLLFAVTVFVPPYIEEQRNPVKSAPPYSVSPEAQALYDRLDFISDLHCDALLWGRNLRKRGDRGHVDFPRMREANVGLEMFTIVSKSPAGQNMKSNSADAFDNITPLTIAKGDPPSNWFSLINRTLAQAENLHKFIEKEEGQVIFVKDRTDLEQLISARKKDPSVVGAMLGIEGAHALEGELDNLDKVYEAGIRMIGPTHFFDNKLGGSAHGENGAGLTAFGKEVIQRMNELNIFIDLAHCSPAIVDDVLKMTTKPVMVSHIGVRAVLDSQRNLTDEQIKRIAANGGIIGIAFFDMAVGEPELEGIIESMKHVRDLVGIEYIALGSDYDGAVEVPFDITGLPLIVEGLMNAGFSEADIKAIMGENVKRFFLKNLDQ
- a CDS encoding DUF779 domain-containing protein — translated: MQTVKRVLITDQAKEVIDTLRKRFGSELMFHQSGGCCDGSSPMCFEKGDFKVGSQDIWLGEVYNCDFFMSADQFEYWKHTQLTLDITPGRGSSFSLEIPMGIRFLIRSKLFTMEELGNLTPVKTGEEILAEN
- a CDS encoding aldehyde dehydrogenase family protein produces the protein MTTLTLSQSKPVDRPAVKEKYDHFIGGKWVAPSSGEYFDNISPIDGKPFTKAARGNKEDVEKAIDAAHEAFPSWSKTPAAERSRVLNKIADIIEENLEMLARLETVDNGKALRETRAADLPLCIDHFRYFAGVIRADESSISEHDENTVSIALHEPLGVVAQIIPWNFPLLMATWKIAPALAAGCCTVVKPAEQTPTSIMVLMELIGDVLPPGVLNVVSGFGVEAGKPLATSKRVAKVAFTGETTTGRLIMQYASENLIPVTMELGGKSPNIFMKSVADEDDEFFDKAVEGAVMFALNQGEVCTCPSRILVHEDIYDKFMEKVVERTKAIKMGHPLAEDTMMGAQASNDQYEKILSYLDIGKQEGAIALCGGESAGLNSGLETGYYVKPTIFKGNNKMRVFQEEIFGPVTCVTTFKTTEEAIAIANDTMYGLGAGLWSRDAHELYQVPRAIQAGRVWVNCYHAYPAHAPFGGYKKSGFGRENHLMMLDHYRQTKNMLISYSKDKLGFF